A genomic window from Pseudonocardia broussonetiae includes:
- a CDS encoding gamma carbonic anhydrase family protein: protein MPLFSFEGLAPTVHPEAFVAPTATLVGDVRVEAGASIWYGAVLRADFGPIIIRAGANVQDGCVLHGGDDPVTEVGAGATIGHLCVVHGCVIGEEALIGNGATIQDGARIGARCLVGAGATVPPNTVVPDGQLVLGQIAREKGPLTQSARWWVEGNPQIYRDLAQRHRAGVRPVDEGA, encoded by the coding sequence ATGCCGCTGTTCTCGTTCGAGGGCCTCGCCCCCACCGTGCACCCCGAGGCGTTCGTCGCGCCGACCGCCACGCTCGTCGGTGACGTCCGCGTCGAGGCCGGGGCGTCGATCTGGTATGGCGCGGTGCTGCGCGCCGACTTCGGACCGATCATCATCCGCGCGGGCGCGAACGTGCAGGACGGCTGCGTGCTGCACGGCGGCGACGACCCGGTCACCGAGGTCGGCGCGGGCGCGACGATCGGGCACCTGTGCGTCGTCCACGGCTGCGTGATCGGCGAGGAGGCCCTGATCGGCAACGGCGCCACCATCCAGGACGGCGCCCGGATCGGGGCGCGCTGCCTGGTCGGCGCGGGCGCGACGGTGCCGCCGAACACCGTCGTCCCGGACGGGCAGCTCGTGCTCGGCCAGATCGCGCGGGAGAAGGGGCCGCTGACGCAGTCGGCCCGGTGGTGGGTCGAGGGCAACCCGCAGATCTACCGCGACCTGGCGCAGCGCCACCGCGCCGGCGTCCGGCCGGTGGACGAGGGGGCGTAG
- a CDS encoding GerMN domain-containing protein, translated as MRRIMLVLQVLGVLVVAGCAGPAVVAPAAPDAPTTAPTTTAAAPPERALPVYFVAETDSGPRLYREFHRVATDDPASDAVREMLAGALDPDYRTPWPGGTALRAPVEVAGGVITVDLTGVTPGAQVGTAGAELTVQQLVYTVQAALQSTDPVRILLDGEPVEELFGAVSTAGPVPRGDLYATRSLVQIDAPAHGATVAGPLVVTGEAAVFEATLPWEVLRDGAVVASGVTGTAEGQVFAAFSFPVELPPGDYVVRITEDDPSGGEGRPALTDDKAVTVT; from the coding sequence ATGCGCCGGATCATGCTGGTGCTGCAGGTGCTGGGAGTGCTCGTGGTGGCGGGGTGCGCCGGTCCGGCGGTGGTGGCGCCGGCCGCGCCGGACGCCCCGACCACGGCCCCGACGACGACGGCCGCGGCCCCGCCCGAGCGGGCCCTGCCGGTCTACTTCGTGGCCGAGACCGACTCCGGCCCGCGCCTCTACCGCGAGTTCCACCGCGTCGCGACCGACGACCCGGCGAGCGACGCGGTGCGCGAGATGCTCGCCGGCGCCCTCGACCCCGACTACCGCACGCCCTGGCCCGGGGGCACCGCGCTGCGCGCCCCCGTCGAGGTCGCGGGCGGCGTGATCACCGTCGACCTCACCGGCGTGACGCCCGGCGCGCAGGTGGGCACGGCGGGCGCGGAGCTGACCGTGCAGCAGCTCGTGTACACCGTCCAGGCCGCGCTGCAGTCGACCGACCCCGTGCGGATCCTCCTCGACGGCGAGCCGGTCGAGGAGCTGTTCGGCGCGGTGTCCACGGCCGGTCCGGTACCTCGCGGCGACCTCTACGCGACCCGCTCGCTGGTGCAGATCGACGCTCCCGCCCACGGCGCGACGGTCGCGGGCCCGCTCGTGGTCACCGGCGAGGCCGCGGTGTTCGAGGCGACGCTGCCGTGGGAGGTGCTGCGCGACGGTGCGGTGGTCGCGTCGGGCGTCACGGGCACCGCGGAGGGCCAGGTGTTCGCCGCGTTCTCGTTCCCGGTCGAGCTGCCGCCCGGTGACTACGTCGTGCGGATCACCGAGGACGACCCGTCCGGCGGCGAGGGCCGCCCGGCGCTGACCGACGACAAGGCGGTCACGGTCACCTGA
- a CDS encoding MadR family response regulator transcription factor codes for MNAATRTQHPTQARPMPTRIVLVDDHSIMRQGLRAVLEREADLRVVGEAGTPNDAIAAVAASRPHVVLLDLKLTAGPQTDGLDVCRRLCAAHPGLGVLVLTTFSEDRLVVESVQAGARGYVVKDVDTTELVRAIRAVSRGESAFDARSASAMVRSLSGGVPDRERLTERELDVLRLLARGLSNRAIGAELFISETTVKFHVGNLMRKLMVSRRAEAVYAATKLGLL; via the coding sequence GTGAACGCCGCCACCCGCACCCAGCACCCCACGCAGGCGCGCCCGATGCCGACGCGGATCGTGCTCGTCGACGACCACTCGATCATGCGCCAGGGCCTGCGGGCCGTGCTGGAGCGCGAGGCCGACCTGCGCGTCGTCGGCGAGGCCGGCACCCCGAACGACGCCATCGCCGCCGTCGCCGCGTCGCGCCCGCACGTCGTGCTGCTCGACCTGAAGCTCACCGCGGGCCCGCAGACCGACGGGCTCGACGTCTGCCGTCGGCTCTGCGCCGCGCACCCCGGCCTGGGCGTGCTGGTGCTCACGACGTTCTCCGAGGACCGGCTCGTCGTGGAGTCGGTGCAGGCGGGGGCGCGCGGCTACGTCGTCAAGGACGTCGACACCACCGAGCTCGTGCGCGCGATCCGCGCCGTCTCGCGCGGGGAGAGCGCCTTCGACGCCCGCAGCGCGTCGGCGATGGTCCGCTCGCTGTCGGGCGGCGTCCCCGACCGGGAGCGGCTCACCGAGCGCGAGCTGGACGTCCTGCGCCTGCTCGCGCGCGGGCTGTCCAACCGCGCGATCGGCGCGGAGCTGTTCATCTCCGAGACCACGGTGAAGTTCCACGTCGGCAACCTCATGCGCAAGCTGATGGTGTCGCGGCGCGCCGAGGCGGTCTACGCGGCCACCAAGCTCGGGCTGCTGTAG
- a CDS encoding MadS family sensor histidine kinase, translated as MTNAQWPPRRTTTRPARPDLEALTGLRSGKPHYYPEYRVAAERMRRVIHALERISAALVRTMEGSEALVRAVVEAAANHLSAEWVAFALVDGELPDVRPRHLVRGPDGAEWPDLDTVPDRVREHVRHVHGAHADSGEHSLEVTRRHLHVPVRLDGRVVGGFVAWTPVEREIDGTDQSVLRILAGQTAAALQNCALLDHSARLYAHATRQADDLKVRNDQLVATQAELGAARQREVLDVERHRIARELHDSVTQYALSAGMHIELVRSEIEDDRLRAQLDTAKDLTRRAVEQLRSAIYALNERDGCADEDLPSMLRRLSGVHMPDELRVEVRIGGKPLALPADCEQSLFRIAGEALFNTAVHADASRAVVRLAYTCSHVRLTVSDDGTGSPDCVRRSLRASVATPSGEHRGLVNMQTRARELGGTLTFRRARLGGLQVQVEVPVPCAPERNDP; from the coding sequence GTGACCAACGCGCAGTGGCCGCCCCGGCGGACGACCACCCGGCCGGCCCGCCCGGACCTCGAGGCGCTCACCGGCCTGCGCTCGGGCAAGCCGCACTACTACCCCGAGTACCGGGTGGCGGCGGAGCGCATGCGCCGCGTCATCCACGCCCTGGAGCGGATCTCGGCCGCGCTGGTGCGCACGATGGAGGGCTCCGAGGCGCTCGTGCGGGCCGTCGTCGAGGCGGCGGCCAACCACCTGTCCGCGGAGTGGGTGGCGTTCGCCCTCGTCGACGGGGAGCTGCCCGACGTCCGGCCGCGCCACCTCGTCCGCGGGCCGGACGGGGCCGAGTGGCCCGACCTCGACACCGTCCCCGACCGGGTCCGCGAGCACGTCCGCCACGTCCACGGCGCCCACGCCGACTCCGGCGAGCACTCCCTGGAGGTCACGCGCCGGCACCTGCACGTGCCGGTGCGCCTGGACGGGAGGGTCGTCGGCGGGTTCGTCGCGTGGACTCCGGTGGAGCGCGAGATCGACGGCACCGACCAGTCGGTGCTGCGCATCCTGGCCGGTCAGACGGCCGCGGCGCTGCAGAACTGCGCGCTGCTCGACCACTCCGCGCGGCTCTACGCCCACGCCACCCGCCAGGCCGACGACCTCAAGGTCCGCAACGACCAGCTCGTCGCGACGCAGGCGGAGCTGGGCGCGGCCCGCCAGCGCGAGGTGCTCGACGTCGAGCGCCACCGCATCGCCCGCGAGCTGCACGACAGCGTCACGCAGTACGCGCTGTCGGCCGGCATGCACATCGAGCTCGTGCGCTCGGAGATCGAGGACGACCGGCTGCGCGCCCAGCTCGACACGGCGAAGGACCTCACCCGCCGGGCCGTCGAGCAGCTGCGGTCGGCGATCTACGCGCTCAACGAGCGCGACGGCTGCGCCGACGAGGACCTGCCCTCGATGCTGCGGCGGCTGTCCGGGGTGCACATGCCCGACGAGCTGCGCGTGGAGGTGCGGATCGGCGGCAAGCCGCTGGCGCTGCCCGCCGACTGCGAGCAGTCGCTGTTCCGGATCGCCGGCGAGGCCCTCTTCAACACCGCCGTGCACGCCGACGCGAGCCGCGCGGTCGTCCGCCTGGCCTACACCTGCTCGCACGTCCGCCTCACCGTCTCCGACGACGGCACGGGCAGCCCCGACTGCGTGCGGCGCAGCCTGCGGGCCAGCGTCGCCACGCCCTCGGGCGAGCACCGCGGCCTGGTCAACATGCAGACCCGCGCCCGGGAGCTCGGCGGCACGCTGACGTTCCGGCGGGCCCGGCTCGGCGGCCTGCAGGTGCAGGTCGAGGTCCCGGTGCCCTGCGCACCCGAGAGGAACGACCCGTGA
- a CDS encoding iron-containing alcohol dehydrogenase: protein MVLVGEARRVGDSVLLARRSPEQRSAQGPLRLSKFHAPEIVFGEGSLPEAAHAAARLGALRPFVVTDPGVLEAGWPAELLAQLRDAGLSPQVWHDLTPNPKDHEIEDGYRRYVEGGCDVVLGIGGGSVIDAAKGVALLAANGGRILDYEGIDRIAHPIPPLIMMPTTSGTGADVSQFCIVTDTERHTKITIMGRALVPDVSVVDPRMLVTMPEWLNAATGLDALTHGIEAFVSLAHGPLTDHHALQAIALVNGNLPETMLRPDNPEARCLMAQAALEAGLAFTNAILGATHAMSHQVGGMLDLPHGVVNGVLLPHVIRFNGADEPERFVPIAQAMGLELRGAPAAEAVQMVAEAVRALGDEVGVPKGLAAIGVLDTDIPRLAQLTLGDACLTTNPRGASVEDIEALFRVAM, encoded by the coding sequence GTGGTCCTCGTCGGAGAAGCGCGCCGGGTCGGCGACTCGGTGCTGCTCGCTCGACGCAGTCCGGAGCAGCGCTCGGCCCAGGGGCCGCTGCGGCTGTCGAAGTTCCACGCACCGGAGATCGTGTTCGGCGAGGGCTCGCTGCCCGAGGCCGCGCACGCCGCGGCCCGATTGGGCGCGCTCCGCCCGTTCGTCGTCACCGACCCGGGCGTCCTGGAGGCGGGCTGGCCCGCCGAGCTGCTCGCGCAGCTGCGCGACGCGGGGCTGAGCCCGCAGGTGTGGCACGACCTCACGCCCAACCCCAAGGACCACGAGATCGAGGACGGCTACCGCCGCTACGTCGAGGGCGGCTGCGACGTCGTGCTCGGCATCGGCGGAGGCTCGGTCATCGACGCCGCGAAGGGCGTGGCCCTGCTCGCCGCGAACGGCGGCCGGATCCTCGACTACGAGGGCATCGACCGCATCGCCCACCCCATCCCCCCGCTGATCATGATGCCGACGACGTCGGGCACCGGCGCCGACGTCTCGCAGTTCTGCATCGTCACCGACACCGAGCGGCACACCAAGATCACGATCATGGGCCGGGCGCTCGTGCCGGACGTGTCGGTCGTCGACCCGCGGATGCTCGTCACGATGCCCGAGTGGCTCAACGCCGCCACCGGCCTCGACGCGCTCACCCACGGCATCGAGGCGTTCGTGTCGCTGGCCCACGGGCCGCTCACCGACCACCACGCGCTGCAGGCGATCGCGCTGGTCAACGGCAACCTGCCCGAGACCATGCTGCGTCCGGACAACCCCGAGGCGCGCTGCCTCATGGCGCAGGCCGCGCTGGAGGCCGGGCTGGCGTTCACCAACGCGATCCTCGGCGCCACGCACGCGATGAGCCACCAGGTCGGTGGGATGCTCGACCTGCCGCACGGCGTCGTCAACGGGGTGCTGCTGCCGCACGTCATCCGGTTCAACGGCGCCGACGAGCCCGAGCGCTTCGTGCCGATCGCGCAGGCCATGGGCCTGGAGCTGCGCGGGGCGCCCGCGGCCGAGGCCGTGCAGATGGTCGCGGAGGCGGTGCGCGCGCTCGGTGACGAGGTCGGCGTGCCGAAGGGCCTGGCCGCGATCGGCGTGCTCGACACCGACATCCCCCGCCTGGCCCAGCTCACCCTCGGCGACGCCTGCCTCACCACGAACCCGCGCGGGGCGTCGGTCGAGGACATCGAGGCGCTGTTCCGGGTGGCGATGTAG
- a CDS encoding XdhC family protein, with protein sequence MRDVLAKLDEWWAKGETAALATVVGTYSSAPRQPGASMLIGPGGEAVGSVSGGCVEGAVYELGQEVLAEGRPLFQRYGVSDEDAFTVGLTCGGIIDIFVEKVNPETYAELGRIAEAIREESPVAVATVISGPAERLGKRLIVWPDHTEGGTGSDRLDDAIRDDARGLLDAGRNGQVTYGVDGQRRGEGLTVFVESFAPPPRMIVFGAIDFAAAVARIGSFLGFRVTVCDARPVFATASRFPGANEVVVEWPHRYLKAEAEAGRIDKRTVLCVLTHDPKFDVPLLEVALRLPEVAYIGAMGSRRTHEDRLERLRERGITEAEIARMSSPIGLDLGARTPEETAVSIAAEMIAQHWGGAGVRLAERDGPIHVG encoded by the coding sequence ATGCGTGACGTGCTGGCCAAGCTGGACGAGTGGTGGGCGAAGGGCGAGACGGCCGCGCTCGCGACCGTCGTCGGTACCTACAGCTCCGCCCCCCGGCAACCGGGGGCGTCGATGCTCATCGGGCCGGGCGGCGAGGCCGTGGGCAGCGTGTCCGGCGGCTGCGTCGAGGGCGCGGTGTACGAGCTGGGCCAGGAGGTCCTCGCCGAGGGCCGTCCCCTGTTCCAGCGCTACGGCGTGTCCGACGAGGACGCCTTCACCGTCGGCCTCACCTGCGGCGGCATCATCGACATCTTCGTCGAGAAGGTGAACCCGGAGACCTACGCGGAGCTCGGCCGGATCGCCGAGGCCATCCGCGAGGAGTCCCCCGTCGCCGTCGCCACCGTCATCTCCGGCCCCGCCGAGCGCCTGGGCAAGCGGCTGATCGTGTGGCCCGACCACACCGAGGGCGGCACCGGCTCCGACCGGCTCGACGACGCCATCCGCGACGACGCCCGCGGGCTGCTCGACGCCGGGCGCAACGGCCAGGTCACCTACGGCGTCGACGGGCAGCGCCGCGGCGAGGGCCTCACGGTGTTCGTCGAGTCCTTCGCCCCGCCGCCCCGCATGATCGTGTTCGGCGCCATCGACTTCGCCGCGGCCGTGGCCCGGATCGGCAGCTTCCTCGGGTTCCGCGTCACCGTCTGCGACGCGCGGCCGGTGTTCGCCACGGCGTCGCGGTTCCCCGGGGCCAACGAGGTCGTCGTCGAGTGGCCGCACCGCTACCTCAAGGCCGAGGCCGAGGCCGGGCGCATCGACAAGCGCACCGTGCTGTGCGTGCTCACCCACGACCCGAAGTTCGACGTGCCGCTGCTCGAGGTCGCGCTGCGGCTGCCCGAGGTGGCCTACATCGGCGCGATGGGCTCGCGGCGCACGCACGAGGACCGGCTGGAGCGGCTGCGCGAGCGCGGCATCACCGAGGCCGAGATCGCGCGCATGTCGTCGCCGATCGGTCTCGACCTGGGCGCGCGCACGCCCGAGGAGACGGCCGTGTCGATCGCCGCCGAGATGATCGCCCAGCACTGGGGTGGCGCCGGGGTGCGCCTGGCCGAGCGCGACGGCCCGATCCACGTCGGCTGA
- a CDS encoding vWA domain-containing protein: MTNSLIGPSGPDPADADPIEGLVGFTVVLRSAGLAVTTDRVVAFLSALDALDVTSRTQTYWAGRLTLCSDPDDLPRYDRAFEDWFTPPRGGGRTRIVDERQPPPPKLAALTPSTQEGDGDEEGDQPTQVFARASGNEVLRNRDLAELTPAEREHLRRLLALLRPDMPTRRSRRMRPSRHGPTDPGRTLRAALRDQGEMRELRRRDHSRRPRRVVLLVDVSGSMEPYADALLRFAHVVVRRSPGTVEAFTLGTRLTRITRELRMRDADRALAAAGRAIPDWSGGTRLGEVMRAFVDRWGQRGAARRSVVVVFSDGWERGETDVLGVQMSRLHRLAHKLVWVNPHAGKDGYAPVQGGIVAALPYLDDLLAGHSLATLEELLEVVRDA, encoded by the coding sequence GTGACGAACTCGCTCATCGGTCCCTCCGGGCCGGACCCCGCCGACGCCGACCCGATCGAGGGCCTGGTCGGGTTCACCGTCGTGCTGCGCAGCGCGGGGCTGGCCGTCACCACCGACCGGGTGGTGGCGTTCCTCAGCGCGCTCGACGCGCTCGACGTCACCAGCCGCACCCAGACCTACTGGGCCGGCCGCCTGACGCTGTGCTCGGACCCCGACGACCTCCCGCGCTACGACCGCGCCTTCGAGGACTGGTTCACCCCGCCCCGGGGCGGCGGCCGCACCCGGATCGTCGACGAGCGCCAGCCGCCCCCGCCCAAGCTCGCCGCGCTCACCCCGTCGACGCAGGAGGGTGACGGCGACGAGGAGGGCGACCAGCCCACCCAGGTGTTCGCGCGGGCGAGCGGCAACGAGGTGCTGCGCAACCGCGACCTCGCCGAGCTGACGCCGGCCGAGCGCGAGCACCTGCGCCGCCTGCTCGCCCTGCTGCGCCCCGACATGCCGACGCGCCGCTCGCGCCGGATGCGGCCCTCGCGCCACGGCCCGACCGACCCGGGCCGCACGCTGCGCGCGGCGCTGCGCGACCAGGGCGAGATGCGTGAGCTGCGCCGCCGCGACCACTCCCGCCGCCCGCGCCGGGTCGTGCTCCTCGTCGACGTCTCCGGCTCGATGGAGCCCTACGCCGACGCGCTGCTGCGCTTCGCCCACGTCGTCGTGCGGCGCTCGCCGGGCACCGTCGAGGCCTTCACGCTCGGCACGCGCCTGACCCGGATCACGCGCGAGCTCCGCATGCGCGACGCCGACCGCGCGCTGGCCGCGGCCGGCCGCGCCATCCCCGACTGGTCGGGCGGCACCCGCCTGGGTGAGGTGATGCGCGCGTTCGTCGACCGCTGGGGGCAGCGCGGCGCGGCCCGCCGGTCCGTCGTCGTCGTGTTCTCCGACGGCTGGGAGCGCGGCGAGACCGACGTGCTCGGCGTCCAGATGTCGCGGCTGCACCGGCTCGCCCACAAGCTCGTGTGGGTCAACCCGCACGCCGGCAAGGACGGCTACGCCCCCGTGCAGGGTGGAATAGTCGCGGCCCTGCCCTACTTGGACGATCTGCTGGCCGGGCACAGCCTGGCCACCCTGGAAGAGCTTCTCGAGGTGGTGCGCGATGCGTGA
- a CDS encoding AAA family ATPase, with amino-acid sequence MTDRPADPAASPAALAAALRSTGYLADDGLATATFLAMRMNRPLFCEGEPGTGKTALAQALAQVLGAKLIRLQCHDGIDASQALYDWDFPRQLLHLRALEATAGSGTLDTDAVEASLYDPRFLLARPILEALQTAPSVLLIDEIDRADDEFEAFLLEVLTEHAVTIPEIGEVRATTPPLVVLTSNRTREVHDALKRRCLYLWLDHPDLQREIEILHSRLPGIPERLAAQVAGAVRALRQADLLKPPGVAETIDWARALQLVGASHLDVDSAAATLGAVLKYREDADRVRKQLDSLLAS; translated from the coding sequence GTGACCGACCGCCCCGCCGACCCCGCGGCCTCCCCCGCCGCGCTGGCCGCTGCTCTGCGTTCCACCGGCTACCTCGCCGACGACGGACTGGCGACCGCCACGTTCCTCGCGATGCGGATGAATCGTCCGCTGTTCTGCGAGGGCGAGCCCGGTACGGGAAAGACCGCACTCGCCCAGGCGCTCGCCCAGGTGCTGGGCGCGAAACTGATCCGGCTGCAGTGCCACGACGGGATCGACGCCTCCCAGGCGCTCTACGACTGGGACTTCCCCCGCCAGCTCCTGCACCTGCGCGCGCTCGAGGCCACCGCGGGCAGCGGCACCCTCGACACCGACGCCGTCGAGGCCTCCCTCTACGACCCGCGCTTCCTGCTCGCCCGCCCGATCCTCGAGGCGCTGCAGACCGCGCCGAGCGTCCTGCTCATCGACGAGATCGACCGCGCCGACGACGAGTTCGAGGCGTTCCTGCTGGAGGTGCTCACCGAGCACGCGGTGACCATCCCGGAGATCGGCGAGGTCCGGGCCACCACGCCGCCGCTGGTCGTGCTGACCTCCAACCGCACCCGCGAGGTGCACGACGCGCTCAAGCGCCGCTGCCTCTACCTGTGGCTCGACCACCCGGACCTGCAGCGCGAGATCGAGATCCTGCACTCGCGGCTGCCCGGGATCCCCGAGCGGCTGGCCGCGCAGGTCGCCGGGGCCGTCCGCGCGCTGCGCCAGGCCGACCTGCTCAAGCCGCCCGGCGTCGCGGAGACCATCGACTGGGCGCGCGCGCTGCAGCTCGTCGGCGCCAGCCACCTCGACGTCGACAGCGCGGCGGCCACCCTCGGCGCCGTCCTCAAGTACCGCGAGGACGCCGACCGCGTCCGCAAGCAGCTCGACAGCCTGCTCGCGTCCTAG
- a CDS encoding transglycosylase family protein has translation MTSRPAFSKGRSLLRLAVAGAVVVGTPVALAGTANAAPDSDWDRLAQCESGGNWSINTGNGYYGGLQFNPTTWRAFGGSGMPHQASRSQQIAVAERTLAAQGWGAWPACSRKLGLNGSAEPQRVRASAPAPAAAPSSSGGGGNYTVRSGDTLSKIAAAHGTSWQALFSANRDVISNPNVLRVGQSLDV, from the coding sequence ATGACTTCTCGACCTGCATTCAGCAAGGGCCGAAGTCTCCTGCGGCTGGCAGTTGCCGGCGCAGTTGTCGTGGGCACCCCCGTCGCCCTCGCCGGAACCGCCAACGCCGCCCCCGACTCCGACTGGGACCGCCTCGCGCAGTGCGAGAGCGGTGGCAACTGGAGCATCAACACGGGCAACGGCTACTACGGTGGCCTGCAGTTCAACCCCACCACCTGGCGCGCCTTCGGCGGCTCGGGCATGCCGCACCAGGCGAGCCGCTCCCAGCAGATCGCCGTCGCGGAGCGCACGCTCGCCGCGCAGGGCTGGGGCGCGTGGCCCGCCTGCTCGCGCAAGCTCGGACTCAACGGCTCGGCCGAGCCTCAGCGCGTGCGCGCCTCCGCGCCCGCCCCGGCGGCCGCTCCCTCGTCCTCGGGCGGTGGCGGGAACTACACCGTCCGCTCGGGCGACACGCTGTCGAAGATCGCTGCGGCGCACGGCACCTCGTGGCAGGCGCTCTTCAGCGCCAACCGCGACGTCATCAGCAACCCGAACGTGCTGCGCGTCGGGCAGTCGCTGGACGTCTGA
- the moaC gene encoding cyclic pyranopterin monophosphate synthase MoaC, whose protein sequence is MELTHVDAAGAARMVDVTDKQPSARTAVATGVLRTTAEVVELLRRDGLPKGDALATARIAGIMGAKRTPDLVPLCHPIALSGVVVDLTPEGAEIGIRATVRTTDRTGVEMEALTAVAVAGLALHDMIKAVDPAAVLDHVRVERKDGGKTGTWERPEDRS, encoded by the coding sequence GTGGAACTCACGCACGTGGACGCCGCAGGCGCGGCCCGGATGGTCGACGTCACCGACAAGCAGCCGAGCGCCCGCACCGCGGTGGCCACCGGGGTGCTGCGGACGACCGCCGAGGTGGTGGAGCTGCTCCGCCGCGACGGGCTGCCCAAGGGCGACGCGCTGGCCACCGCGCGCATCGCCGGGATCATGGGCGCCAAGCGCACCCCGGACCTCGTGCCGCTGTGCCACCCGATCGCCCTGAGCGGTGTGGTCGTCGACCTCACCCCGGAGGGCGCCGAGATCGGCATCCGCGCGACGGTGCGCACCACCGACCGCACGGGCGTCGAGATGGAGGCGCTCACCGCCGTGGCGGTGGCCGGGCTCGCCCTGCACGACATGATCAAGGCGGTCGACCCCGCCGCCGTGCTCGACCACGTGCGGGTCGAGCGCAAGGACGGCGGGAAGACCGGCACCTGGGAGCGCCCCGAGGACCGGTCGTGA